The Acomys russatus chromosome 1, mAcoRus1.1, whole genome shotgun sequence genome has a window encoding:
- the Angel1 gene encoding protein angel homolog 1 has translation MIASCLCYLLLPVARLFRSLSDAFFTCRKNALLAKSSSPQVEGNFAMAPRGPDQEECEGLLQQWQEEGWNQTLSTASEGPLADKGLAESSLALLMDNSGEQDAAAEDKWSSRQLSDLRAAENLDLPFPEVLGEEPLAEVEGPLWAAVPVQTGPQYADCAVLPMGAMAAEQWEEDPAMVAWSIAPEPMPQEETSMWPFEGLEQLQPPPMEIPYHEILWREWEDFSTQPDAQGLEAGDGPQFQFTLMSYNILAQDLMQQSSELYLHCHPDILNWNYRFANLMQEFQHWDPDILCLQEVQEDHYWEQLEPSLRMMGFTCFYKRRTGCKTDGCAVCYKPTRFRLLCASPVEYFRPGLELLNRDNVGLVLLLQPLVPESLGQVSVAPLCVANTHVLYNPRRGDVKLAQMAILLAEVDKVARLSDGSHCPIILCGDLNSVPDSPLYNFIRDGELQYDGMPAWKVSGQEDFSHQLYQRKLQAPLWPSSLGITDCCQYVTSCHPKRSERRKYGRDFLLRFRFCNIACQRPVGLVLMEGVTDTKPDRPAGWAECIFEEEISELQPVFPRTIGTVQHCLHLTSVYTHFLPQHGRPEVTTMPLGLGMTVDYIFFSAESCENENRTDHRLDRDGTLKLLGRLSLLSEEILWAANGLPNPFYSSDHLCLLASFGMEVTAP, from the exons ATGCTTTCTTTACATGCCGAAAAAATGCCCTTCTGGCGAAGAGCTCGTCCCCCCAGGTAGAGGGTAACTTTGCCATGGCCCCTCGGGGGCCTGATCAAGAGGAGTGTGAGGGCCTGCTGCAGCAGTGGCAAGAAGAAGGGTGGAACCAGACACTGTCAACTGCGAGTGAGGGTCCTCTTGCAGATAAGGGACTAGCTGAGAGCAGCCTGGCACTCCTGATGGATAATTCCGGAGAACAGGATGCTGCCGCGGAGGACAAGTGGTCCAGCAGGCAGCTGAGTGACCTTCGGGCAGCAGAGAACCTGGACCTGCCTTTCCCTGAGGTGCTAGGGGAGGAGCCACTGGCTGAGGTTGAGGGCCCTTTGTGGGCAGCTGTTCCAGTGCAGACAGGGCCCCAGTATGCAGACTGTGCTGTTCTTCCCATGGGCGCAATGGCTGCAGAGCAATGGGAAGAGGACCCTGCAATGGTGGCCTGGAGCATAGCACCGGAGCCAATGCCCCAGGAAGAGACTTCCATGTGGCCCTTTGAAGGCCTGGAGCAGCTGCAGCCTCCCCCAATGGAAATACCTTATCATG AAATCCTGTGGCGAGAATGGGAGGACTTCTCCACGCAGCCAGATGCTCAGGGTCTGGAGGCAGGGGATGGCCCTCAGTTCCAGTTCACTCTGATGTCGTATAATATCCTGGCCCAGGACCTGATGCAGCAGAGCTCAGAGCTCTATCTGCATTGCCACCCGGACATCCTCAACTGGAATTACCGCTTTGCCAATCTCATGCAGGAGTTCCAGCATTGGGACCCCGAC ATCCTGTGTCTTCAGGAAGTCCAGGAAGACCATTACTGGGAGCAGCTGGAGCCCTCACTGCGCATGATGG GCTTCACCTGTTTTTACAAGAGGAGGACTGGGTGTAAAACGGATGGCTGTGCTGTGTGCTACAAGCCCACCAGGTTCCGTCTGCTCTGTGCCAGCCCTGTGGAGTACTTCCGGCCTGGATTGGAGCTCCTCAATCGGGACAATGTGGGCTTAGTGTTGCTGCTGCAGCCGCTAGTGCCAGAAAGTCTGGGGCAAGTCTCAGTGGCTCCCCTGTGTGTGGCAAATACCCATGTCCTGTACAACCCACGTCGGGGTGATGTCAAGCTGGCCCAGATGGCCATTCTTCTGGCCGAGGTGGACAAGGTGGCCAGGTTGTCAGATGGCAGCCACTGCCCTATCATCTTGTGTGGGGACCTGAATTCTGTCCCTGATTCACCTCTCTACAACTTCATCAGGGATGGAGAGCTCCAGTACGATGGGATGCCAGCCTGGAAG GTTTCTGGACAGGAAGACTTCTCTCATCAGCTTTACCAGAGGAAGCTGCAGGCCCCACTGTGGCCCAGCTCCCTGGGCATCACTGATTGCTGTCAGTATGTCACCTCCTGTCATCCCAAGAGATCAg AGAGACGTAAGTATGGCCGAGACTTCCTGCTACGATTCCGCTTCTGCAACATTGCTTGTCAGCGACCAGTAGGACTGGTTCTCATGGAAGGAGTGACAGACACCAAGCCAG ATCGACCTGCTGGTTGGGCCGAGTGTATCTTTGAGGAAGAGATATCTGAACTTCAGCCTGTCTTCCCCAG GACAATAGGCACCGTCCAGCACTGCCTCCACCTGACCTCAGTATATACCCATTTCCTGCCCCAGCACGGCCGCCCAGAGGTCACGACGATGCCCTTAGGTCTTGGGATGACAGTggattacatttttttctcagccgAATCCTGTGAGAATGAGAACAGAACTG ATCACAGGCTGGATCGAGATGGGACTCTGAAGCTCCTGGGccgcctctccctcctctctgaagaGATTCTCTGGGCTGCCAATGGCTTACCCAACCCCTTCTACTCTTCAGACCATCTCTGCCTGCTCGCCAGCTTCGGCATGGAAGTGACTGCCCCATGA
- the LOC127192330 gene encoding FAU ubiquitin-like and ribosomal protein S30: MQLFVCTQELHTLEVTGQEVAQIKAHVASLEGITPKEQVMLLAGSPLENEATLGQCGAEALTTLEVAGHMLGGKVHGSLARAGKVRGQTPKVVKQEKKKTGRAKRRMQYNRRFVTVMSTFSKKKGLNASS; the protein is encoded by the coding sequence ATGCAGCTCTTTGTCTGCACCCAGGAACTACACACCCTCGAGGTGACCGGCCAGGAGGTCGCCCAGATCAAAGCTCATGTGGCCTCACTGGAAGGCATCACCCCCAAAGAGCAAGTCATGCTTCTGGCAGGCTCGCCGCTGGAGAATGAGGCCACCCTAGGCCAGTGTGGTGCAGAGGCCCTGACCACTCTGGAAGTAGCTGGCCACATGCTGGGAGGTAAAGTCCATGGTTCCCTGGCTCGTGCTGGAAAAGTGAGAGGTCAAACTCCCAAGGTGGTcaaacaggagaagaagaagacaggccGGGCCAAGCGGCGAATGCAGTACAACCGTCGCTTTGTCACTGTTATGTCCACCTTTAGCAAGAAGAAGGGCCTCAATGCTAGTTCCTAA